Below is a window of Enterobacter kobei DNA.
GATTTTAACGGTCAAACCGTGTGGGTAACCGGGGCCGGTAAAGGTATCGGTTACGCCATTGCGCGGGCCTTTGCCGACGCGCGCGCACAGGTGATCGGCTTCGATCTGGACTTTCCGCAGACAGCCTATCCGTTCGCCTGCGAGCGGCTGGATGTGGCCGATGCCGTGCAGGTTGCCGACACCTGTCAGCGTCTGCTGGCGCGCACCGCACGGCTGGACGTGCTGGTCAACGCCGCGGGCATTTTGCGCATGGGCGCGACCGATGCCATCAGCCTTGACGACTGGCAGCAGACCATGGCGGTGAACGTCGGCGGGGCGTTTAATCTCTTTCAGCAGACGATGCCCCAATTCCGTGCCCAGCAGGGCGGGGCGATCGTGACCGTGGCCTCCGATGCCGCACACACGCCGCGTCTGGGCATGAGCGCTTATGGCGCATCGAAAGCGGCGCTGAAAAGCCTGACCCTGACCGTCGGGCTGGAACTGGCGGCCAGCGGCGTGCGCTGTAACCTTGTCTCTCCAGGCTCCACCGATACCGATATGCAGCGTACACTGTGGACCAGCGAGGACGCTGAACAGCAGCGCATTCGCGGCTTCGGCGAGCAGTTCAAGCTCGGCATTCCGCTGGGAAAAATCGCCAAACCGGAGGATATCGCCGGTACCGTCATGTTTCTGGCCTCGGATCTGGCCGGGCACATCACCTTACAGGATCTGGTGGTGGACGGCGGCTCGACGCTGGGAGCATAAACATGATCTGGAAACGTCATTTATCCCTCGACGAGCTGAACGCCACCAGCGCGGATACCCTGGTGGCACACCTCGGCATTGTCTATACCCGTCTGGGTGATGATGTACTGGAGGCGATAATGCCAGTGGATGCGCGCACTCATCAGCCGTTCGGCCTGCTGCACGGCGGTGCGTCGGCGGCGCTGGCGGAAACCCTGGGGTCGATGGCCGGTTATCTGATGACCCGTGAAGGCCAGTGCGTGGTGGGTACAGAGCTGAACGCCACGCATCACCGCCCGGTATCGCAGGGCAGGGTGCGGGGCGTCTGCCAGCCGTTGCACCTCGGGCGGCAAAGTCAGAGCTGGGAGATTGTGGTGTTTGACGAGCAGGGACGGCGCTGCTGCACCTGCCGGTTAAGTACGGCGGTGATGGGGTAGTTTTCCCTTCACCCAGGGACAGGGATAACACCGGACCGTCCCCTCTCCCGTCGGGAGAGGGGCAGGGTGAGGGGAAAACCTCAGAGCATGGATACAATCCGCTTCAACAGGCGGATCCGCGGCGCGATGGAGGCGATATCCAGCCATTCCGCCGGACTGTGAAAGCCTGCGCCGACCGGGCCTAAGCCGTCCAGCGTCGGTATGCCGAGCGCGGCTATATGGTTGGCGTCGCTGCCGCCGCCCACTGCCTGCCAGCTCACCGGAATACCTTCTGCCTCCCCGGCTTTTTCCACCAGCGCCATCAGGGCGGCGGTGCCGTCGCTTGCCGCCATCGCCGGTTTGTAGTTAAGACGCGTCAGCGTGGTGGTAACTCCCTCAAGAAAACCTTCCGCACACAGCGCTTCCAGCCGGGCGTGGACGCGATCGTATTCGCTGTTTTCCCAGTAGCGCAGATCAAGCTCGGCCGTGGCGCGATCCGCCACCACGTTAGACGCGCTGCCGCCGCTGACCACCCCCATATTCAGCGTAGTGCCGCGCGGCATATCGGCCAGCGCGTTAATGGCGATCACCGCATTTGCCAGCGCGGTGATCGCAGAGCGGCCTTTCTCCGGATCGTTACCCGCATGGGCGGCGACGCCGCTGAAGGTCAGCTGATAACCTGCCAGCCCCTTACGCGCTTTCACCAGCGAACCGTCGGCGCGCGCCGCTTCGCATACCAGCACCGCCCGCGCATTACGGGCAAGGCCGCTGAGCCAGGCGTCCGAATACACCGATCCGGTCTCTTCATCCGGGTTCATCGCCACCGCAATGCTGAGCCGATTTTTATCGGCGGCGGAAAGCTCACGCATCGCCCAGAGAATATTCAGCAGGCCGCTTTTCATGTCCGACACGCCAGGCCCGTACAGGCGGCTGTCGTCACGGCTCATCGGGCGTTCGGCCACGGTGCCTGCGGGGAACACCGTGTCCATGTGGCCGACCAGCAGCACATCATAATGAGTGGCCTGTGGCTGATTCGTCACCAGCAGGCCCGGTCCCACCGCGTTACCGAGGTCTACTTCCGTGACGTGCCAGCCTTCCTGACGCCACAGCGCCGCCAGCGTATTGGCGACCTGCGCCACGCCGTGCACCGTTTGCGTGCCGCAGTCAACGTTGACCAGGCTTTCCAGTTCAGCAATATAGTGTTCGATATTCATAAGACGTCCTGTTCTAGATAATGATACGCATCAGTAACATAGCGATGAAGGCGTTGATGACCGAGATGACAATCATCAGCGGAATACGGCGCGCGCTGGTGCCGATCACGCCGAGAATACGCCCGAGGTACTGTACCTGCGAGCCCATCAGATAAATGGCCGGGGCCATGATCGCCAGATGTTCGCCGGTGATAATGCCCTTATCGAATAAGCCAATGGCGACGCCGATACCGCCGCCCATCGACATCCAGCCGCCGATCAGCACCGCCGCCGCTTCGCCCGGCAGGCCGAATAGCCCCATCAGCGGGGAGAAAAGCAGCCCCATGCCTTTCAGCGCGCCGGTGATCTCCAGCGCTTTGATGATGATAAAGGCCATCACCACGTTGGGCAGCGTGCTGGTGGTGGCGATATTCCAGCCCTTGCGCGCGCCCGCAACAAACACATCGGTAATAACAGGATTAGATGTTGGATGGCTCATCATGCCGCTCCTTGTGCAGTGATGCTTTTTTTGTGCGTAAAGCGAATAAACAGGCGCATCAGGTTCGCGCCGACAATTTTCATCACGAACATCACCAGAATACACATGCCGATGGAGGTGGGTACGGCGGCGGTGCCATCGGCGGCGATCAGCGTAAAAAGGATCGCCCCGGAGGAGAAAAAGTTAGTGATCATTGCCCCGGCGGAAAACTGGAACATGGCGAAAACGTCTTTTTCGCTGTCATCCAGCAGGCCCTCATCCGCCAGATTACGGGTTAAGGACGCGCCGACATCGGTGCTTTGCAGGCTGCCGATCAGCGCCAGTCCGGTCGTACCCGGCAGGCCCAGCAACGGGCGCAGCAGCGGCGTTAACAGACGGCGGGCGGCATTCAGCGCGCCATAATGCTCCAGCACGTTAATCATCCCCAGCGCGAACATGACCGCCGGGATCAGCCCAAGGGCGAACAGAAAGCCGTCCATCGCGCCGTGGCCGCCCACACCACGAAAGGCGCTGGTGGTGGTTTTCAGCACATCGCCGTTCTGACTGACGCCGGACACCACTTTGCCAAACGCCCCATTCAGGGTGGTGAAATCAAATACCCCGTACCATTCTTTGCCGCCCAGCAGCCCTGAAAAAAACACGGCCGCAAAGGCCAGCGCAAAGTACGCCACCGGACCCGCTTTACGATCATCTTGCGTTACATCCATTTGCTTCTCCTTGATTACATAAATCCTCATTAAGCGAAGGGATTATCCGGTATCAGACCGCTGAAAACCGTGAAGCAAGCCGTTGATGCATATTGATAATTGCCAAAAAGCCATAAATCAGAATAGCGACCGAGGTTGTACCAGCTGGCGGGATGCGCCGAAAGGTTACGCCGGTGGACAAACACGGCGGCTGTTGCAGCCTGACGGCACGTGCAGAGTGATCGCCGTAACACTGTGAAGTAAATAGCTGGCGCTGGCAGGCGTTTTTAAGGTTTCAACATTGTTAAAAACATGAGGTTGATATAGATACAAAATGTAACATCTCTCTGTCTCAGCCAACGGATACCGAATATGCAAAATTCAGGGAAATACCTCATATGGGCCGCGCTCTCTGTTATTGGCGCCTTCGCCCTGGGCTATATCGCATTAAACCGTGGTGAACAGATCAACGCCCTGTGGATTGTGGTGGCGGCGGTCTGCATTTATCTGATTGCTTATCGTTTTTACGGACAGTACATCGCCCGCACGGTGCTGGCGGTGGACGCCACGCGCATGACGCCTGCGGTGCGGCATAACGACGGGCTGGACTATGTGCCGACCGACAAAAAAGTGCTGTTCGGTCATCATTTTGCCGCGATTGCCGGGGCGGGTCCGCTGGTGGGACCGGTGCTGGCGGCGCAAATGGGCTATCTGCCGGGGATGATCTGGATCCTCGCCGGCGTCGTGCTGGCAGGGGCCGTCCAGGATTTTATGGTGCTCTTTGTCTCCACGCGCCGCGACGGACGATCGCTTGGCGAGCTGGTGAAAGAGGAGATGGGGCCGACCGCCGGGGTGATCGCGCTGGTGGCGTGCTTTATGATCATGGTGATCATCCTCGCGGTGCTGGCGATGATCGTGGTGAAAGCCCTGACTCACAGCCCCTGGGGCACCTACACCGTCGCCTTTACCATTCCGCTGGCGCTGTTTATGGGGATCTACATCCGCTATCTACGTCCGGGGCGCATTGGCGAAGTGTCGGTGATTGGCCTGGTGTTTCTGGTGTTCGCCATTATTTCCGGCGGCTGGGTGGCGGAAAGCCCGACCTGGGCGCCGTACTTTGACTTTACCGGGGTGCAACTGACGTGGATCCTGGTGGGCTACGGCTTTGTGGCGGCGGTGCTGCCGGTGTGGCTGCTGCTGGCCCCGCGCGATTACCTCTCCACCTTCCTGAAAATTGGCACCATTATCGGGCTGGCAATTGGCATTCTGATCATGCGCCCGACCCTGACCATGCCCGCGCTGACCAAATTTATCGACGGCACCGGCCCGGTATGGACAGGCAATCTGTTCCCGTTCCTGTTTATCACCATTGCCTGCGGCGCTGTGTCCGGGTTCCATGCGCTGATCGCCTCCGGCACCACGCCGAAGATGCTGGCTAATGAAAACCA
It encodes the following:
- the entA gene encoding 2,3-dihydro-2,3-dihydroxybenzoate dehydrogenase EntA produces the protein MAGLDFNGQTVWVTGAGKGIGYAIARAFADARAQVIGFDLDFPQTAYPFACERLDVADAVQVADTCQRLLARTARLDVLVNAAGILRMGATDAISLDDWQQTMAVNVGGAFNLFQQTMPQFRAQQGGAIVTVASDAAHTPRLGMSAYGASKAALKSLTLTVGLELAASGVRCNLVSPGSTDTDMQRTLWTSEDAEQQRIRGFGEQFKLGIPLGKIAKPEDIAGTVMFLASDLAGHITLQDLVVDGGSTLGA
- the entH gene encoding proofreading thioesterase EntH, which produces MIWKRHLSLDELNATSADTLVAHLGIVYTRLGDDVLEAIMPVDARTHQPFGLLHGGASAALAETLGSMAGYLMTREGQCVVGTELNATHHRPVSQGRVRGVCQPLHLGRQSQSWEIVVFDEQGRRCCTCRLSTAVMG
- a CDS encoding M20 family metallopeptidase; translated protein: MNIEHYIAELESLVNVDCGTQTVHGVAQVANTLAALWRQEGWHVTEVDLGNAVGPGLLVTNQPQATHYDVLLVGHMDTVFPAGTVAERPMSRDDSRLYGPGVSDMKSGLLNILWAMRELSAADKNRLSIAVAMNPDEETGSVYSDAWLSGLARNARAVLVCEAARADGSLVKARKGLAGYQLTFSGVAAHAGNDPEKGRSAITALANAVIAINALADMPRGTTLNMGVVSGGSASNVVADRATAELDLRYWENSEYDRVHARLEALCAEGFLEGVTTTLTRLNYKPAMAASDGTAALMALVEKAGEAEGIPVSWQAVGGGSDANHIAALGIPTLDGLGPVGAGFHSPAEWLDIASIAPRIRLLKRIVSML
- a CDS encoding YjiG family protein, with the translated sequence MSHPTSNPVITDVFVAGARKGWNIATTSTLPNVVMAFIIIKALEITGALKGMGLLFSPLMGLFGLPGEAAAVLIGGWMSMGGGIGVAIGLFDKGIITGEHLAIMAPAIYLMGSQVQYLGRILGVIGTSARRIPLMIVISVINAFIAMLLMRIII
- a CDS encoding nucleoside recognition domain-containing protein, with the protein product MDVTQDDRKAGPVAYFALAFAAVFFSGLLGGKEWYGVFDFTTLNGAFGKVVSGVSQNGDVLKTTTSAFRGVGGHGAMDGFLFALGLIPAVMFALGMINVLEHYGALNAARRLLTPLLRPLLGLPGTTGLALIGSLQSTDVGASLTRNLADEGLLDDSEKDVFAMFQFSAGAMITNFFSSGAILFTLIAADGTAAVPTSIGMCILVMFVMKIVGANLMRLFIRFTHKKSITAQGAA
- the cstA gene encoding pyruvate/proton symporter CstA, translating into MQNSGKYLIWAALSVIGAFALGYIALNRGEQINALWIVVAAVCIYLIAYRFYGQYIARTVLAVDATRMTPAVRHNDGLDYVPTDKKVLFGHHFAAIAGAGPLVGPVLAAQMGYLPGMIWILAGVVLAGAVQDFMVLFVSTRRDGRSLGELVKEEMGPTAGVIALVACFMIMVIILAVLAMIVVKALTHSPWGTYTVAFTIPLALFMGIYIRYLRPGRIGEVSVIGLVFLVFAIISGGWVAESPTWAPYFDFTGVQLTWILVGYGFVAAVLPVWLLLAPRDYLSTFLKIGTIIGLAIGILIMRPTLTMPALTKFIDGTGPVWTGNLFPFLFITIACGAVSGFHALIASGTTPKMLANENQACLIGYGGMLMESFVAIMALVSACIIDPGVYFAMNSPMAVLAPAGTVDVVASAAQVVSGWGFSITPETLTQIANEVGEQSIISRAGGAPTLAVGMAYILHGALGGMMDVSFWYHFAILFEALFILTAVDAGTRAARFMLQDLLGVISPGLKRTDSLPANLLATALCVLAWGYFLHQGVVDPLGGINTLWPLFGIANQMLAGMALMLCAVVLFKMKRQRYAWVALLPTSWLLICTLTAGWQKAFSPDAKVGFLAIANRFQGMIDSGNIPAQYTVSQLRQLVFNNRLDAGLTIFFMVVVVVLAIYSIKTALAALKVDQPTARETPYEPMPENEDQIVTQAKSAH